Proteins from a genomic interval of Leifsonia shinshuensis:
- a CDS encoding FAD-dependent oxidoreductase — translation MSDTPAANRSQAAQAETPDTIGAFPRLSDEQIAVLLVRGQRRTLTDGEVLIQPGEHPSSLYVVLEGHLLTADTELAADPRHSDEPLAVEVHGRGRFVGDVGLLEGQPSFVFVSAIGAAEVVEVPVDELEAIVTSDPLLGEIILRAYLIRRSLAIGAGAGLRIVGSCFSPQTRDLLDFIARNRLPHRLVDLDEDEKAERLVRQLGATVADFPLVILGGSRTVLGATPARLAEELGMRPPAPPATCDVVVVGAGPAGLAAAVYAASDGLSVYLCDAVATGGQAGTSAKIENYLGFPAGISGTELADRSLLQVRKFGATLDIPTTVREVVEDEDRFRVIFEDGREVTSDVVVLATGVRYRSLPAAGLDRFQTSNVFYAATAQEARMCVDTPVAVVGGGNSAGQAALFLARTSSRVHLVVRAADLGAGMSRYLVDQIQHHPRINVLLSSEVVEAHGDNHLEAVTVRHGDVLEKLRVEHMFVFVGAAPATTGLKVDVARDPDGYILTGAEAELAGARTEGSPRFSLETTIPGVFAIGDVRHGSVRRMTSAVGEGASVVRQIHEYLNEGRHSRVCA, via the coding sequence ATGAGTGACACGCCCGCCGCCAACCGCAGCCAGGCCGCTCAGGCCGAGACGCCTGACACCATCGGCGCCTTCCCGCGGCTCAGCGACGAGCAGATCGCGGTGCTGCTCGTACGAGGGCAGCGCCGCACACTCACCGACGGGGAGGTTCTCATCCAGCCCGGCGAGCACCCGTCCTCCCTCTATGTCGTCCTGGAAGGGCACCTGCTGACGGCGGACACCGAACTTGCGGCGGATCCGCGTCACTCCGATGAGCCGTTGGCGGTCGAGGTGCACGGCCGCGGCCGGTTCGTGGGAGATGTCGGGCTGCTGGAAGGACAGCCGTCCTTCGTATTCGTCTCCGCCATCGGCGCCGCCGAGGTGGTGGAGGTGCCCGTCGATGAGCTGGAGGCCATCGTCACCTCGGACCCGCTGTTGGGTGAGATCATCCTGCGGGCCTACCTCATCCGCCGCTCCCTGGCCATCGGGGCGGGAGCGGGCCTGCGGATCGTCGGCTCCTGCTTCTCCCCGCAGACCCGGGATCTGCTGGACTTCATCGCACGAAACCGGCTGCCCCACCGGCTGGTGGACCTGGATGAGGACGAGAAAGCGGAGCGGCTGGTCCGCCAGCTCGGCGCCACCGTCGCCGACTTCCCGCTGGTGATCCTCGGCGGCTCACGCACCGTCCTGGGTGCCACCCCGGCACGGCTTGCGGAAGAGTTGGGGATGCGCCCGCCCGCCCCGCCGGCAACCTGCGATGTGGTGGTCGTCGGCGCTGGGCCGGCTGGTCTTGCCGCGGCGGTGTACGCAGCCTCCGATGGGTTGTCGGTCTACTTGTGCGACGCGGTCGCCACCGGCGGGCAGGCGGGAACGTCAGCGAAGATCGAGAACTACCTGGGGTTCCCCGCCGGAATCTCCGGCACTGAGCTCGCCGACCGCAGCCTCCTGCAAGTGCGCAAGTTCGGTGCCACGTTGGACATCCCGACCACGGTCCGGGAGGTCGTGGAGGATGAGGACCGCTTCCGGGTGATCTTCGAAGATGGCAGGGAGGTCACCTCAGATGTGGTGGTCCTTGCCACCGGGGTGCGATACCGCTCGCTTCCCGCCGCGGGGCTGGACCGGTTCCAGACCTCGAACGTGTTCTACGCGGCAACAGCGCAGGAAGCGCGGATGTGCGTAGACACACCTGTCGCTGTTGTCGGCGGCGGCAACTCCGCCGGCCAGGCCGCACTGTTTCTTGCCCGCACGTCCTCCCGTGTGCACCTTGTGGTACGCGCCGCGGACCTGGGAGCGGGAATGTCCAGATACCTGGTGGACCAGATCCAACATCACCCCCGTATCAACGTGCTGCTGTCCTCGGAGGTCGTGGAAGCACACGGCGACAACCATCTGGAAGCGGTCACAGTCCGTCACGGTGACGTGCTGGAGAAGCTCCGCGTGGAGCACATGTTCGTCTTCGTCGGCGCCGCTCCGGCGACGACGGGCTTGAAGGTCGATGTGGCACGCGATCCCGACGGGTACATCCTCACCGGCGCGGAGGCGGAACTGGCCGGCGCGCGGACGGAAGGAAGCCCCCGCTTCTCCCTGGAGACCACCATCCCCGGGGTCTTCGCTATCGGCGATGTGCGGCACGGGTCTGTGAGGCGAATGACCTCGGCTGTGGGTGAGGGCGCCAGTGTGGTCCGGCAGATCCACGAGTACCTGAACGAGGGTCGTCACAGTCGGGTGTGCGCATGA
- a CDS encoding UBP-type zinc finger domain-containing protein, with amino-acid sequence MRYVDPHVPLIRPVRPRTPGSCEDCVAAGTPWVHLRMCRTCGKVGCCDSSPMRHARTHALTAGHPIVRSLELGENWSWCYVDEAYI; translated from the coding sequence ATGAGATACGTCGACCCACACGTCCCGCTCATCCGCCCGGTCCGTCCCCGGACACCCGGCTCATGTGAGGACTGCGTGGCGGCCGGCACGCCCTGGGTGCACCTGCGGATGTGCCGCACCTGCGGGAAGGTCGGGTGCTGCGACTCCTCCCCGATGCGGCACGCCCGCACGCATGCGCTCACGGCGGGGCACCCCATCGTGCGGTCGCTGGAGCTGGGGGAGAACTGGAGCTGGTGCTACGTGGACGAAGCGTACATATGA
- the trxA gene encoding thioredoxin has protein sequence MSAIVTCPNCGKKNRVPAAASGYPRCGVCKSAVPWIVDAGDADFAAVVEQAPQVVLVDLWATWCGPCRMVSPALEKVATERAGKLKLVKVDVDAAPETARKFSVQAVPTLLILNQGNVLSRQSGAAPPDVLLRWVDEALQKKADSAAGAP, from the coding sequence GTGAGCGCGATTGTCACCTGCCCCAACTGCGGGAAGAAGAACCGTGTCCCCGCCGCCGCGTCGGGGTATCCGCGCTGCGGCGTCTGCAAGAGCGCCGTGCCGTGGATCGTCGATGCGGGCGATGCGGACTTCGCCGCGGTGGTCGAGCAGGCCCCGCAAGTGGTGCTCGTGGACTTGTGGGCGACCTGGTGCGGACCGTGCCGGATGGTCAGTCCCGCCCTCGAGAAGGTCGCCACGGAACGTGCCGGCAAGCTCAAGCTGGTGAAAGTGGACGTGGACGCCGCGCCGGAGACGGCCCGCAAGTTCTCCGTCCAGGCGGTGCCCACTCTGCTCATCCTCAACCAAGGGAACGTGCTCTCCCGCCAATCCGGAGCCGCCCCGCCGGACGTGCTGCTGCGCTGGGTGGACGAGGCGCTGCAGAAGAAGGCTGACTCGGCCGCCGGTGCCCCATGA
- the clpB gene encoding ATP-dependent chaperone ClpB, producing MDMNSLTQKSQEALTSAQSIAVQAGQIETDEEHLLLALLQQEEGLVPRLLQTAGADVEAVRADVEAEIARKPSVSGSSPQTGQVYVSRSLTSTLERAEREAKRLKDSYISVEHLVLALADDSSNRAASRVLRGHGVTRESFLSALTKIRGNQHVNSATPEQTYEALEKYGRDLVADARLGKLDPVIGRDAEIRRVIQILSRKTKNNPVLIGEPGVGKTAIVEGLAQRILSEDVPEGLRDKTVFSLDLSALVAGAKYRGEFEERMKAVLAEVKAAEGRILLFIDELHTLVGAGATEGAMDAGNMLKPMLARGELHLIGATTLDEYRKHIEKDAALERRFQTVMVEEPDVEDAISILRGLRERLEIFHGVRIQDSALVAAAVLSHRYISDRFLPDKAIDLIDEACARLRTEIDSMPAELDELTRRVTRLEIEEAALSKETDPASKKRLEELRRELTDLKAEADSKRAQWEAERQAIRKVQELRSELERLRREAEEAERSYDLNRAAELRYGAIADAERRLRAEEERLTSKQGGQRLLREVVTEDEIAEIVAAWTGIPVARLQEGERNKILTLDATLKERVVGQDEAITLVSDAIIRARSGIRDPRRPIGSFIFLGPTGVGKTELAKALAQALFDSESAMVRLDMSEYQERHTVSRLVGAPPGYVGYDEGGQLTEAVRRHPYSVVLFDEIEKAHPDVFNTLLQVLDDGRITDSQGRTVDFRNTIIIMTSNIGAHHLLGSDGGAIPDDVRNRVLGELRAHFRPEFLNRVDDIVVFSPLGREQIQDIVELQFTDLRSRLAERQIRIELTPAARQLIAERGYDPVYGARPLRRYISHEIETRLGRALLSGQVMDGSTVTLDVQDGDLVFNIAAPAEEEDTA from the coding sequence ATGGACATGAACTCACTCACTCAGAAGTCGCAGGAAGCGCTCACCTCGGCCCAGAGCATCGCGGTCCAGGCCGGTCAGATCGAGACGGATGAGGAGCATCTCCTGCTCGCACTGCTGCAGCAGGAGGAGGGGCTGGTTCCCCGACTGCTGCAGACAGCGGGTGCTGACGTGGAAGCGGTACGCGCCGACGTCGAAGCGGAGATCGCCCGCAAGCCCAGCGTCTCCGGGTCCTCCCCGCAGACCGGTCAGGTGTACGTGAGCCGCAGCCTCACCTCCACCCTGGAACGGGCGGAGCGGGAGGCAAAGCGGCTGAAAGACTCCTACATCTCCGTGGAGCATCTCGTTCTGGCCCTCGCCGACGACTCCTCCAACCGTGCCGCGTCCCGCGTGCTGCGCGGGCACGGTGTCACCCGGGAGAGCTTCCTCAGCGCGCTCACCAAGATCCGCGGCAACCAGCACGTCAACTCCGCCACCCCCGAGCAGACGTACGAGGCGTTGGAGAAGTACGGCCGTGACCTGGTCGCTGACGCCCGGTTGGGCAAGCTTGACCCGGTCATCGGGCGTGATGCGGAGATCCGCCGGGTCATCCAGATCCTCTCCCGCAAGACCAAGAACAACCCCGTCCTCATCGGCGAGCCCGGTGTCGGAAAGACCGCCATCGTGGAGGGCCTTGCCCAGCGGATCTTGAGTGAGGACGTGCCCGAGGGCCTTCGCGACAAGACCGTGTTCTCGCTGGACCTGTCTGCCCTGGTCGCCGGCGCGAAGTACCGGGGCGAGTTCGAGGAGCGAATGAAGGCAGTACTGGCGGAGGTGAAAGCAGCGGAGGGACGCATCCTGCTGTTCATCGACGAGCTGCACACCCTGGTGGGGGCGGGAGCCACCGAAGGGGCGATGGACGCCGGCAACATGCTCAAGCCGATGCTCGCCCGCGGGGAGCTGCACCTCATCGGTGCCACCACCCTCGATGAGTACCGCAAGCACATCGAGAAGGACGCTGCCCTGGAACGCCGGTTCCAGACGGTGATGGTCGAGGAGCCCGACGTGGAGGACGCGATCTCCATCCTCCGCGGCCTGCGCGAACGGCTGGAGATCTTCCACGGTGTCCGCATCCAGGACAGCGCATTGGTCGCTGCCGCCGTGCTGTCCCACCGGTACATCTCCGACCGGTTCCTGCCCGACAAGGCCATCGACCTCATCGACGAAGCCTGCGCGCGACTGCGAACCGAGATCGACTCAATGCCCGCTGAGCTCGACGAGCTGACCCGGCGGGTGACCCGCCTGGAGATCGAGGAAGCGGCGCTGTCGAAGGAAACGGACCCTGCCAGCAAGAAACGGCTGGAGGAGCTGCGCCGGGAACTGACCGACCTGAAGGCGGAGGCGGACTCCAAGCGCGCCCAGTGGGAGGCGGAGCGTCAAGCGATCCGCAAGGTCCAGGAGCTGCGCAGTGAGCTGGAGCGGCTGCGCCGGGAGGCGGAGGAAGCTGAGCGCTCCTACGACCTCAACCGTGCCGCTGAACTGCGGTACGGGGCTATCGCTGACGCGGAACGACGCCTGCGCGCCGAGGAGGAGCGTCTCACCTCCAAACAAGGCGGGCAGCGGCTGCTGAGGGAGGTGGTCACCGAGGACGAGATCGCCGAGATCGTCGCAGCGTGGACGGGGATCCCCGTGGCCCGGCTGCAGGAAGGTGAACGCAACAAGATCCTCACCCTGGACGCCACCCTCAAGGAGCGGGTGGTCGGTCAGGATGAGGCCATCACGCTCGTCAGCGACGCGATCATCCGTGCCCGCTCCGGCATCCGCGACCCGCGCCGACCCATCGGCTCGTTCATCTTCCTCGGCCCCACCGGAGTGGGAAAGACCGAACTGGCCAAAGCGCTCGCGCAAGCACTGTTCGACAGCGAGTCCGCCATGGTCCGGCTGGACATGAGCGAATACCAGGAACGTCACACCGTCAGCCGGCTCGTCGGTGCACCTCCCGGGTATGTCGGGTACGACGAGGGAGGGCAGCTGACCGAGGCGGTGCGCCGCCACCCGTACAGCGTGGTCCTTTTCGACGAGATCGAAAAAGCGCACCCGGACGTGTTCAACACGCTGCTGCAGGTCCTCGACGACGGCCGCATCACCGACAGCCAGGGACGCACCGTCGACTTCCGCAACACCATCATCATCATGACCTCCAACATCGGTGCCCATCACCTGTTGGGCTCCGATGGCGGCGCGATCCCCGACGACGTGCGAAACCGTGTGCTCGGTGAGTTGCGCGCCCACTTCCGTCCCGAGTTCCTCAACCGGGTGGACGACATCGTGGTGTTCTCGCCGCTGGGTCGTGAACAGATCCAGGACATCGTGGAGCTGCAGTTCACCGACCTGCGATCCCGGCTGGCCGAGCGTCAGATCCGCATCGAGCTGACGCCCGCGGCACGCCAGCTCATCGCCGAACGCGGCTACGACCCCGTGTACGGTGCGCGTCCGCTGCGACGCTACATCAGCCATGAGATCGAGACCCGGCTGGGTCGTGCGCTGCTGAGCGGGCAGGTGATGGACGGGTCGACGGTCACTCTGGACGTGCAGGACGGCGACCTCGTCTTCAACATCGCAGCGCCCGCCGAAGAGGAGGACACGGCGTGA
- a CDS encoding chaperone modulator CbpM, with translation MTSHHLPVRVARADLAATAVAAGIHPDTLQKFVELGLVTAHVDTSGRLWFARTVPARVHTIVRLHSDLAVNYAGIALVLDLLARIEQLEQHRTIRLEGDTSWT, from the coding sequence ATGACCTCACATCACCTGCCCGTCCGTGTCGCCCGGGCCGACCTGGCGGCGACCGCGGTGGCCGCAGGTATCCACCCGGATACGCTGCAGAAGTTCGTCGAGCTGGGGCTGGTCACCGCCCACGTCGACACCAGCGGCCGGCTGTGGTTCGCCCGTACCGTCCCCGCCCGCGTGCACACCATCGTGCGTCTGCACTCCGATCTTGCAGTGAACTACGCCGGCATCGCACTCGTGCTCGACCTGCTCGCCCGCATCGAGCAGCTCGAGCAGCACCGGACCATCCGACTTGAAGGAGACACCTCATGGACATGA
- a CDS encoding DnaJ C-terminal domain-containing protein: MAEDLYSVLGVSRSADQKEIRRAYREKARKFHPDVNKTPGAEDTFKRISEAHDVLSDPETRSQYDRFGENFRQYAAADAARSSEQPRRSGGTRYTWSGGGAQSVNWEDLFGGGFGGFGRGADHTAELEITVEEAYRGGRRTVQVASPYGGAQEYTIDIPAGAVDGQRLRIAGAGGAGADGQDGDLLVTLRVKDSKRYRLSGADIETDLPISPWEAALGADVSVPTPGGPVTVHVPPGSSTGRRLRLRGQGMPRRGQPGDLYARVKVVVPRTLSKKEKELFEQLRDVSSFDARRGS; this comes from the coding sequence ATGGCGGAGGATCTCTACAGCGTGCTGGGGGTCTCCCGGTCGGCGGATCAGAAGGAGATTCGCCGCGCCTACCGGGAGAAGGCCCGCAAGTTCCACCCGGACGTCAACAAGACCCCGGGGGCGGAGGATACCTTCAAACGGATCAGTGAAGCCCACGATGTGCTGTCGGACCCGGAAACCCGCTCACAGTACGACCGGTTCGGTGAGAACTTCCGGCAGTACGCCGCCGCGGACGCGGCTCGCTCCTCCGAGCAGCCGCGCCGCAGCGGCGGCACCCGATACACGTGGAGCGGGGGCGGCGCGCAGAGCGTGAACTGGGAGGACCTCTTCGGGGGCGGCTTCGGTGGTTTCGGTCGCGGCGCCGACCACACCGCGGAGCTGGAGATCACCGTCGAGGAGGCCTACCGGGGCGGGCGGCGCACCGTGCAGGTCGCGTCCCCATACGGCGGCGCGCAGGAGTACACCATCGATATCCCAGCGGGCGCTGTCGACGGGCAGCGGCTGCGGATCGCGGGCGCAGGCGGAGCGGGCGCCGACGGACAGGACGGGGACCTGCTGGTCACGCTGCGCGTGAAGGATAGTAAGCGGTACCGGCTGAGCGGCGCGGACATCGAAACGGACCTTCCCATCTCACCGTGGGAGGCGGCGCTGGGCGCGGATGTCAGCGTGCCCACCCCCGGCGGCCCGGTCACCGTGCACGTTCCGCCCGGCTCGTCCACTGGCAGGCGACTCCGCCTGCGCGGGCAGGGGATGCCCCGCAGAGGACAGCCGGGAGACCTGTATGCGCGGGTGAAGGTCGTCGTTCCCCGCACTCTCAGCAAGAAGGAGAAGGAGCTGTTCGAACAGCTCCGCGACGTATCGTCGTTTGATGCCAGGAGAGGATCATGA